In the genome of Lysobacter sp. 5GHs7-4, the window CCGGCCTCGTCGCGGCGTTCGGCCGCCGCGCGCGCGAGCGAGATTTCCAGTTGCAGCCCGGCCAGCGCGATCGCGCGATCGGCCGGACGCAGCGCGACCGCGCCGTCGCTGGGCTGGACGTCGACGATGTTGCCGAACGCGCGCTGCCACCACGGCGCTTGCGGCGCGGCCTGCTGCGCGTCGCGCACCGGCGCCAGGCTCAGCGTGCGCGCGAACGCGTCCAGCTGCGCGCCCGCGCGCACGCGCGGATCGATGCCCAGCGCATCCAGCGCGGCACGCTCCTGCATCAGGGTCTGACGCAGGCTGAGATAGGCCGGATCGTCGATGCCGTCGAGCACGCCGCCGGCCAGCGCGTAGGCGCGGCGCGCGCCGGCCAGGTCGCCGGCGATCTGCAGGCGTTGCTGGCCCAGGGTCAGCAGCAATTCGGTTTCGTCCAGACGCATGGCCTGGGCGCCGTGGCGGTCGGGATCGGCCAGCTTGGACACGCTGTCCTCGATCAGGCTGGCGCGGGTGCCGATGCCGTGCAGTTCGTCGCGCAACACGCGGTTGGTCGCATCGGCCTGCTGCAGGCGCCGGTTCTGCGAACGCTGATCGTTGCGCAGCGCGTTGATGCGCTCGTCCAGCGCATCCAGGCGCAGGTCGGCGTCGGCGACCGCGGCGCGATCGCGCGCTTCGCGCATCTGCCATTGCTTCCAGCCGTACCAGCCGCCGCCCGCGAGCAGGACGAGCAACAGCAGCCAGAGCCAGGCGAACGAGGTACGGCGGGGAGTGGGCGTGGGTGCAGACACGTCGGAGGCGGGCCGGTAGGAGGGGGAGGCCGGGGCGGAAGCTTCGGGGGAGTCGCTCATGACACCGCCATGCTACCGGAAGCCTCGCCGTTGCAATCAGGAACCGT includes:
- a CDS encoding uroporphyrinogen-III C-methyltransferase, translated to MSDSPEASAPASPSYRPASDVSAPTPTPRRTSFAWLWLLLLVLLAGGGWYGWKQWQMREARDRAAVADADLRLDALDERINALRNDQRSQNRRLQQADATNRVLRDELHGIGTRASLIEDSVSKLADPDRHGAQAMRLDETELLLTLGQQRLQIAGDLAGARRAYALAGGVLDGIDDPAYLSLRQTLMQERAALDALGIDPRVRAGAQLDAFARTLSLAPVRDAQQAAPQAPWWQRAFGNIVDVQPSDGAVALRPADRAIALAGLQLEISLARAAAERRDEAGYRNALTRADGWLQRLAPASAAQTRQRDTLKSLAALPLSLSVPTLGSTLQQLRQLRTTR